A region from the Mercenaria mercenaria strain notata chromosome 7, MADL_Memer_1, whole genome shotgun sequence genome encodes:
- the LOC123555477 gene encoding cholecystokinin receptor type A-like codes for MQDSNTNGDDILYQKQHDIFMSLLPVIVCGAILGAVGIIGNIFAMIFYTTKSKVTTTVILIISLTIVDFIVCLLVIPNLVEVILNVGNSQRFLCKVTHFLSLWTIASSCILLWVISIDRHRRICKPFAKQIKIHSVKYIVAGIVIFSFALAIRNLIIYDTVAMEISTPSINKTTTGYYCTITDDPDLKIIVSSFHTLDFLLILIAWVTIIVTYSNAVIILMKQRHKMKRQLPKLQQNIKRGQSITETSYGTCDADGGSDWNISVDLDVSRGVDEESSYRDDNDKAHTSQGGNHRPAMLTVNPRAHSVCNLSKRNENDIKSYVKLVAVKSAIERNLTIMMFAASIVFILSFTPFFVIRVIMRIYLGIGIDYELKTVIQFALKLPVLNSVFNPVIYCVFNSKFRKFLKCGV; via the coding sequence ATGCAAGATTCAAACACGAATGGTGATGATATACTTTACCAGAAACAGCACGACATTTTCATGAGCCTACTTCCGGTTATTGTTTGTGGTGCAATTCTGGGCGCAGTGGGGATAATCGGCAACATTTTCGCGATGATCTTTTACACAACGAAGTCAAAAGTAACCACAACTGTCATCTTGATAATAAGCCTTACAATAGTAGACTTTATAGTGTGTTTACTGGTTATCCCAAATCTTGTTGAGGTAATTCTAAATGTGGGAAACAGTCAAAGGTTTCTCTGCAAGGTGACACATTTTCTCAGTTTGTGGACCATTGCAAGTTCATGTATTTTGTTATGGGTCATTTCAATAGACAGGCACAGAAGAATCTGTAAACCTTTTGCTAAACagatcaaaatccattcagtcaAATATATAGTTGCTGGAattgtcatattttcatttgcaCTGGCAATTAGGAATTTGATCATTTATGACACAGTTGCTATGGAAATTTCAACACCAAGTATTAACAAGACTACAACTGGATATTACTGTACGATTACGGATGATCCAGACTTAAAGATTATTGTTTCTTCTTTCCATACACTGGATTTTCTCCTCATCTTAATAGCTTGGGTTACCATCATTGTGACATATTCGAATGCAGTTATTATCTTGATGAAGCAGAGACATAAAATGAAGCGGCAACTGCCAAAACTGCAACAAAACATCAAACGCGGACAGAGCATAACGGAAACAAGCTACGGCACATGTGATGCCGATGGAGGTAGTGACTGGAATATATCAGTAGACCTTGATGTATCAAGAGGGGTGGATGAGGAAAGTTCATACAGAGATGATAATGATAAAGCACATACGTCTCAGGGTGGAAATCATCGGCCTGCTATGCTTACTGTCAACCCGAGGGCACATTCTGTCTGCAATTTATCAAAGCgaaatgaaaatgacataaaGTCTTATGTCAAACTCGTCGCAGTCAAAAGTGCCATAGAACGAAACCTTACCATTATGATGTTTGCGGCAtcaattgttttcattctgagtTTTACCCCTTTCTTTGTGATAAGAGTAATCATGAGGATTTATCTTGGTATTGGGATAGATTACGAACTGAAAACAGTAATCCAGTTTGCATTAAAATTGCCAGTTCTGAACAGTGTCTTCAATCCAGTCATTTACTGTGTTTTCAATTCCAAGTTTAGGAAGTTCTTAAAATGTGGGGTTtga